The Phragmitibacter flavus genome includes a window with the following:
- a CDS encoding PEP-CTERM sorting domain-containing protein (PEP-CTERM proteins occur, often in large numbers, in the proteomes of bacteria that also encode an exosortase, a predicted intramembrane cysteine proteinase. The presence of a PEP-CTERM domain at a protein's C-terminus predicts cleavage within the sorting domain, followed by covalent anchoring to some some component of the (usually Gram-negative) cell surface. Many PEP-CTERM proteins exhibit an unusual sequence composition that includes large numbers of potential glycosylation sites. Expression of one such protein has been shown restore the ability of a bacterium to form floc, a type of biofilm.): MKSPLAHSAVMLVTLLLSLSAGLLPREVDAAYVLNQVGSGTATLTIAPPPASQTQASGTVNFAAITVNRSAPGFGDTTMNNPNVIEGAYYTYTFTAPGTANFDVQNQMGGLWSGWGSPNNGIFQNGPTTSSWARGLRYQHRYPDDTTSSFPVGSTVPNNTTLAVPTAGDILSVGIYLNAISNEIDYVYSNLTTGESFSYTFTNAGVPADNILSFNNIAFRSDSGITTFAYTYGTLAVVPEPGRISLLALALGICVLRRSRRR, encoded by the coding sequence ATGAAGTCTCCTCTGGCTCATTCTGCGGTGATGTTGGTCACCTTGCTTCTTTCGTTGAGCGCAGGTCTGCTGCCGCGCGAAGTTGATGCTGCCTATGTGTTGAACCAAGTCGGCAGCGGCACCGCCACCCTCACCATTGCCCCACCGCCAGCCAGCCAAACTCAGGCGAGCGGCACCGTCAACTTTGCCGCCATCACCGTCAACCGTTCCGCTCCCGGTTTCGGCGACACCACCATGAACAATCCCAATGTGATCGAAGGAGCTTACTATACCTATACTTTCACCGCCCCCGGCACCGCCAACTTCGATGTGCAAAACCAAATGGGCGGTCTGTGGAGCGGATGGGGCAGCCCCAACAACGGCATCTTTCAAAACGGACCTACCACCTCCAGTTGGGCGCGAGGCCTCCGTTATCAGCATCGCTACCCGGACGACACCACCAGCAGCTTCCCTGTTGGCTCAACGGTTCCCAACAATACCACGCTTGCCGTCCCCACAGCCGGCGACATCCTCAGCGTTGGCATTTACCTCAATGCCATCAGCAACGAGATCGATTACGTTTATTCCAATCTCACTACCGGCGAGAGCTTCTCCTACACTTTCACCAACGCTGGTGTGCCTGCTGATAACATTCTTAGCTTCAACAACATCGCTTTTCGGTCTGACTCCGGCATCACAACGTTCGCCTACACCTACGGCACCCTTGCCGTGGTTCCCGAACCGGGACGCATCTCTCTGCTCGCCCTCGCTTTGGGGATCTGCGTCCTGCGCCGTTCGCGCCGGCGTTAA